The following nucleotide sequence is from Oncorhynchus nerka isolate Pitt River unplaced genomic scaffold, Oner_Uvic_2.0 unplaced_scaffold_962, whole genome shotgun sequence.
aaactctaaagtacaccaactgtaaactctaaagtacacctactgtaaactctaaagtacacctactgtaaactctaaagtacaccaactgtaaactctaaagtacaccaactgtaaactctaaagtacacccactgtaaactctaaagtacaccaactgtaaactctaaagtacaccaactgtaaactctaaagtacaccaactgtaaactctaaagtacacccactgtaaactctaaagtacaccaactgtaaactctaaagtacaccaactgtaaactctaaagtacaccaactgtaaactctaaagtacaccaactgtaaactctaaagtacacctactgtaaactctaaagtacacctactgtaaactctaacgtacacctactgtaaactctaaagTACACCAACTGTAAACTCTAACGTACACCTACGTAAACTCTAAcgtacacctactgtaaactctaacgtacacctactgtaaactctaacgtacacctactgtaaactctaaCGTACACCAACTGTAAACTCTAAAGTACACCAACTGTAAACTCTaaagtacacctactgtaaactctaaagtacacctactgtaaactctaacgtacacctactgtaaactctaaagTACACCAACTGTAAACTCTAAcgtacacctactgtaaactctaacgtacacctactgtaaactctaacgtacacctactgtaaactctaacgtacacctactgtaaactctaaCGTACACCAACTGTAAACTCTAAcgtacacctactgtaaactctaaCGTACACCAACTGTAAACTCTAAcgtacacctactgtaaactctaaagtacacctactgtaaactctaacgtacacctactgtaaactctaacgtacacctactgtaaactctaacgtacacctactgtaaactctaaagtacacctactgtaaactctaacgtacacctactgtaaactctaacgtacacctactgtaaactctaaagtacacctactgtaaactctaacgtacacctactgtaaactctaacgtacacctactgtaaactctaacgtacacctactgtaaactctaaCGTACACCAACTGTAAACTCTAACGTACACCAACTGTAAACTCTAAcgtacacctactgtaaactctaacgtacacctactgtaaactctaaagtacacctactgtaaactctaacgtacacctactgtaaactctaacgtacacctactgtaaactctaacgtacacctactgtaaactctaaagTACACCTACTGTTACCACAATAGCAATCTCGTTTAACCCAGAAATAAATGGGTGTAATTtggtatctcttctctctctctctttctctcgttatTTTCTGCCTCATCTGTTGTCACATACATATGCgcagtaacagacacacacacgcgcacacgcacacacacacagtcatgagCTAATTTAGAAAGGAAGTATTTTTCAGGGCACCAGTGTCTGTGTTCGTTGTTGGGTGATATTCGTGAGTTGTGGTACACAGTGTTTTTATCAGTTTGGTTGACATGACCCAGTCTGCTGATAGCATCACAGGTCTGACTGTCATTAACAGAGGCTTTGCCTTGAATGGTGCCCTCTTCCTTACATACTGTATGGGCCTTGGTCTAAAGGGCTCGGgtctaatatagtgcactatgtagggaataggactctgagCTCAAAGTAGCAAAGgaagtatagggaatagggcccagtgtctgtgtgcactatatagggaatattctggtcaaaagtagtgcactatatagggtttgccatttgggatgacGCCTGCCTGATAGCATCACATGGGACTGTCATTAAagagcagaacagttgaaactgctTTGCCTGAATACTGCCCTCTAGTACTGTATGGGCCTTGGATTAATAGTCACAtactgcactatgtagggaataggatctTCCCTAGGGCACTATATAGCAAAGTAGCTGTCACTATAtttagccctggtcaaaagtagtgcactatatagaataggatgccatttgggataacTCTGGGGGCGGCAAAGCTGTTTGTGCTGAATACTGCCTCCTAGTGGATTAATAGTCACAACTGATCCACATTATCACCAAAGATCAGCTGTCACTTTTTTTAGTTAAGTAGCCAGAATATCATAATCTGTAtgagtcatcatcatcatcgccaCCTTCCTCACCACTCTCAcctgctgtagtagctgacatgtatacagtgttgagtcatcagcatacatagacacaggctgcacacacactgctgtagtagctgacgtgtatatagtgttgagtcatcagcatacatagacacaggctgcacacacactgctgtagtagctgacgtgtatatagtgttgagtcatcagcatacatagacacaggctgcacacacactgtagtagctgacgtgtatatagtgttgagtcatcagcatacatagacacaggctgcacacacactgctgtagtagctgacgtgtatatagtgttgagtcatcagcatacatagacacaggctgctgtagtagctgacgtgtatatagtgttgagtcatcagcatacatagacacaggctgcacacacactgctgtagtagctgacgtgtatatagtgttgagtcatcagcatacatagacacaggctgcacacacactgctgtagtagctgacgtgtacatagtgttgagtcatcagaTACATAGACATCTTTCTACATCCTGTGTATAGCAAACTGTTCAGATCCATTTATCATAAGAAACACTGTTCAGAAATTTATTTACCTATAGCAAACTGTTATTACAAATGTATAGCAAATCATACAAAAATACATCCAAAATGTATAGAAAACTGTTCAGAAATATAATACATACATGACAAATGTATAGCAAACTGTTCAGAAATATAATAGATACATGACAAATGTATAGCAAACTGTTCAGAAATATAATACATACATGACAAATGTATAGCAAACTAAGTCTGGCTGTAGTTTTAGAAGATTCTGTCCAGGGTTAACGTTTTTCTTAAAAGTATTCCTTGAATATAAACTACATGATTTAAATATAAAACTAGTTCCTGTTTTGAAGGAGAAATAATGGTCCCTATATTGAGGTGAGGGATCTTCCATTTCAATGCATAAATAATTACACAGCAAAAGTTGATATTCTTTGCTCAATTAAACAGCTTTATATGAGTTTCTGGATAGTTCTCACTTACTGCATCAACAACAGGTGGCAACGATACATGTTGGGTATAATACTGAGTAAAGAGGAATGCTATGGGTTTAACATGAAAGCCTATATCTCCCATGGTTACTGTCCTAACAGTTACACCATACATATTCCCCAATCTAACAGTTACACCATACATAGTACCCAATCTAACAGTTACACCATACATATTCCCCAATCTAACAGTTACACCATACATAGTACCCAATCTAACAGTTACACCATACATATTCCCCAATCTAACAGTTACACCATACATAGTACCCAATCTAACAGTTACACCATACATAGTACCCAATCTAACAGTTACACCATACATAGTACCCAATCTAACAGTTACACCATACATAGTACCCAATCTAACAGTTACACCATACATAGTACCCAATCTAACAGTTACCCAATCTAACAGTTACATAGTACCCAATCTAACAGTTACACCATACATAGTTACACCATACCCAATCTAACAGTTACACCATACATAGTACCCAATCTAACAATTACACCATACATAGTACCCAATCTAACAGTTACACCATACATAGTACCCAATCTAACAGTTACACCATACATAGCCCAGATCCTACAGCAAGTCATACGttccaaaccatttctgtacatAAAGTTCACCTAGTTAGCTAACTCATACACACTAGCCGAAACACACAGCTCTCACTCACACTtccctccaccctgttattgTAGGCATCCTGGAAAAGTAAAGACCATTCAAGCATAGAAATGGAATCagcattgacttgaatgggaaggTCCGTTCTATAGATTATATTTCTATACATTCCAATAGCGTTGTTTCTCTTCTAAACCAATGACTACTGGTATTATCACACTATGGGCATTATCACACTATGGGCATTATCACACTACGGGCATTATCACGCTACGGGCATTATCACGCTATGGGCATTATCACACTATGGGCATTATCACACTATGGGCATTATCACACTACGGGCATTATCACACTACGGGCATTATCACACTACGGGCATTATCACACTACGGGCATTATCACACTACGGGCATTATCACACTATGGGCATTATCACACTATGGGCATTATCACACTATGGGTATTGATCAGTGATCAGTGGCAATACTTTCTATTGATTTGATCAGAATCCAAAACCATGAAAACAACCCATGATACCTAAACCCCTAGAATAGATACATGAAAACAACCCATGATACCTAAACCCCTAGAATAGATACATGGCAGCAGAGGTCCAGAGTGACAGTTTCCTCAGTTCACTAGTGGTTCTGAAGTGGACTCACGAGGTCCAGAGTGACAGTTTCCTCAGTTCACTAGTGGTTCTGAAGTGGACTCACGAGGTCCAGAGTGACAGTTTCCTCAACTAAAGGTCAAGAGACACCGTAACGAAAGTTGGCCGTGCGCAGTAGGTCACCTGATGGGTGTCGTTTAACGATGGCGATTCAACACAGAATCGTCTGGAAAGGAACAGAAAATGGCGTTGATAAACGTTCTTTGGTCGATAGGGAGGACAGCCACATGTTGCCTTTCACTGTTCGTCTGCTCCGTCCGTTTTGTCCTGAAGACGTTCATAGTTTATAGCCATCAGGACTAGGATGGAAGCACCTGTGCGATGGTCTCCTTGGCACTCTGACTCAGTCTCTCCGGAAACGCAACCTCGTACTCCACCAGCAGGTCACCGCGGCGATCGGGCCGCTTGGGCAGAGGAAGCCCCTCCCCCGTGATGCGGCGTTTCATCCCAGGACGCACCACGTCCCCTGTCGTCACGGTTACTGTCCTGCCGTCCAACGTGGGGGCGATGACCGTGCAGCCGCACAGCGcctgaagagggggggggggggaagagagagagagagtgagagagagagcgagagagagagagaagagggggcggagagagagaagagggggcggagagagagaagggggaagggagagagagaagaggggaggagagagaggaagagggggaggagagagagaagaggggcggagagagagaagaggggcggagagagagaagaggggcgagagagaagagggggcggagagagaagaggggggcgggagaggcggagagagagaagagggggcggagagagaagagggggggagagagagaagagggggcggagagagaagagggggggagagagagaaaggggggagagagaagaggggagagagatgttaCACTTCATCACTCTAGTCTACATACAAACAGTTGTCTGTAGGTTCAAGAATGAGTCATTCTAAGTGCTATCAATTTGTTTAGCGAGCACTTGGAGAGGATCGTGTAAAAATAAAGTATGTTTAGTTGAGTTAAAGTTCAGACCACTCTGCCTTACCTCTCTGAGGGAGACCTTGGCGGGGTAAACGATGTCAGAGCCGTCTCGCCGGAACACCGGGTGTGGCTTATCCTTGACCACGAACACCACGTCTGCCGGGATGTTAGTCGGCGTCTCGTCCCCCTCTTTAGGGAAGGTGACCTTCgtcccctccttccatcccttcttTATCTCCACCTCCAGGATCTTGTCCTCCATCCGGAGGGTCCGTCTGTCTGCGTTCAGCCGCTTGTGGGATATCTTCATTCTCTTAGTGCAGCCTGAGAGCACCTTTACAAAAGACCACCATGGAAACCAGGCTTTATGGTGTTATCCTACACaactttttacatttacatttacatttaagtcatttagcagacgctcttatccagagcgacttacaaattggtgcgttcaccaaTTTTTAAATTGTAtgatgtgctgtgtgtatatggaTACCTTGAATGGTCAAATAACATAagtcaaccaaccaacctcctCTAAGGTTACCCTGAGGTCGTGGAGCACGGGTGGGTCCTGGTGCTTCTCAACCATCTGcccccccatcccccctccccccatccctGTGCTGAAGGAACGGGGAACCCCCATGCCACCGCCCCCCATCCCGAAACGGGCGAAGGGATCGTCAGTGTCCATGTTGTCCCCGTCTGGGCCCCCACCGTTTCGGGGGAAGAACTGGTCGAAGGGGCTCCGGCCCCCGAAGAACTCGGCGAAGATGGCGTGGGGGTCGCCTTGGAAGGAGTAGCTGAAACTAGGGCCCCCGGGAACACCCCCTCCTCCTGGGGAGCCTCCTCCTTTCaaccctggagaggagagggaggaagggagggggggaagggggaggagagagagagagagagttaaacattTGTGGCTTTGGTCCAGACTTCTTTCAATATATGTTTTGTAAACATTTCCTATGTGCAGATGCACCCATGGTTGTGGAAACAATGAGTCTGTGTGGAGGGCTAGATGGGAGGAACGCTCTGTGTGTAGGGCTAGATGGGAGGAACGCTGTGTGTGGAGGGCTAGATGGGAGGAACGCTCTGTGTGTAGGGCTAGATGGGAGGAACGCTGTGTGTGGAGGGCTAGATGGGAGGAACGCTGTGTGTGTAGGGCTAGATGGGAGGAACGCTGTGTGTGTAGGGCTAGATGGGAGGAACGCTGTGTGTGGAGGGCTAGATGGGAGGAACGCTGTGTGTGTAGGGCTAGATGGGAGGAACGCTGTGTGTGTAGGGCTAGATGGGAGGAACGCTGTGTGTGTAGGGCTAGATGGGAGGAACGCTGTGTGTGTAGGGCTAGATGGGAGGAACGCTGTGTGTGTAGGGCTAGATGGGAGGAACGCTGTGTGTGTAGGGCTAGATGGGAGGAACGCTCTGTGTGTAGGGCTAGATGGGAGGAACGCTCTGTGTGTAGGGCTAGATGGGAGGAACGCTCTGTGTGTAGGGCTAGATGGGAGGAACGCTCTGTGTGTAGGGCTAGATGGGAGGAACGCTCTGTGTGGAGGGCTAGATGGGAGGAACGCTCTGTGTGGAGGGCTAGATGGGAGGAACGCTCTGTGTGTAGGGCTAGATGGGAGGAACGCTCTGTGTGTAGGGCTAGATGGGAGGAACGCTCTGTGTGTGGAGGGCTCTGTGTGTAGAGATAGGGAGGAACGCTCTGTGTGTAGAGATAGAAGGAGGGCTGTGTGTAGGAGATAAGACGGAGGAAGATAGAAGGGAGGAACGCTCTGTGTGTAGAGATAGAAGGGAGGAAGGCTCTGTGTGTAGAGATAGAAGGGAGGAAGGCTCTGTGTGTAGAGATAGAAGGGAGGAACGCTCTGTGTGTAGAGATAGAAGGGAGGAACGCTCTGTGTGTAGAGATAGAAGGGAGGAATGTGTAGGGCTAGAGGGACGGGAGGAACGCTCTGTGTGTAGAGATAGAAGGGAGGAACGCTCTGTGTGTAGAGATAGAAGGGAGgaacgctctgtgtgtgtgtagtgtagagaTAGAAGGAGGAACGCTCTGTGTGTAGAGATAGAAGGG
It contains:
- the LOC135570645 gene encoding dnaJ homolog subfamily B member 1-like gives rise to the protein MVKMGKDYYNVLGIQKGATEDEIKKAYRKQALRYHPDKNKSPKAEDKFKEIAEAYDVLSDPKKKDIYDRFGEEGLKGGGSPGGGGVPGGPSFSYSFQGDPHAIFAEFFGGRSPFDQFFPRNGGGPDGDNMDTDDPFARFGMGGGGMGVPRSFSTGMGGGGMGGQMVEKHQDPPVLHDLRVTLEEVLSGCTKRMKISHKRLNADRRTLRMEDKILEVEIKKGWKEGTKVTFPKEGDETPTNIPADVVFVVKDKPHPVFRRDGSDIVYPAKVSLREALCGCTVIAPTLDGRTVTVTTGDVVRPGMKRRITGEGLPLPKRPDRRGDLLVEYEVAFPERLSQSAKETIAQVLPS